Part of the Zingiber officinale cultivar Zhangliang chromosome 8A, Zo_v1.1, whole genome shotgun sequence genome, CTAGTGTATCTTTTTTCTATTTCTTAAATATTATATCCGAAATTCTAAAACCTAAACCATAAactttaaaaagtctttttaTAAATACACTAAATATACACGGATATGTAATATAAAATGAGCAATATATCAAAGTctttttatataataatttttagaTGGAGAATAAACGAGATGAAGATATCTCCATCTCGTTTCTTATTGTGGGCCTACTGAATGCAACGAAGCTTTTGCTTATCTGTAGTTTTGAAATCCTTCGTTTACTTGGCAAGAAACTAAAGATCAGTTTTCAGAAGGAAAAAAATGAATGGAGACAAAATGTCAAAAAGTCATATAAAAAATACTCATTTTTCTTTCCAAAATTATAAggtaatatttttcattttcattttctcatAGACTTTTAGacattcttaatttttttagaaaaaaaattatctattttaaaaaaaaacatacataaaaaaatacaaatcaaatatcattttttaaaaatacatatttttcaaaaaataaaaataaaaaacacacaaATGAACGCACCCTAATTTTCTTTGTTTACATCTCCAATTTCCAATAAGGTTTCAGGTCTGCATTTCTTTATCTTCTCTGATAAACAACACACATTCATAACTCCAACTTCATGCTCATGCATCATCACCTcctttatatttaattaaaaaaagaaaaagaaacataaAAGATCAATTAAAGCAAACGTTTGGGCTTCATTGATTGTCGTTAAGTTACAGGCAATGGCATGATGCCGGTTGATATTCTACGGCAATAAAGCTTTTGTTGGGATCTGCTCATGCGTTCATGTGCCTCGTGTTGCTCTCACTCGCAAAGAAGgcccctccctccctccctccctcttctCGGTTCCTTCTGATCGAAGTGAAAACACTGGCTGTGGCCTGTGAAAGTGTTTCCCAGAGGCGAGAGAGAGGGAAACAGGAGCAAGTGGGGAATGGAAAGCTTGCAATTTGCTGCGAGTAATAACTACAGATGCACGAGATGGGAGCGGAGGCGCTTGCTGCTATAGTGACGATTGCCTCTTTGTCTCCTTTGCCTTTGACAGTCTCACCTTTACCTTTTTCctattcagttttttttttttggttccacAATCCAACCTTGCTTCAGTTGCTTCTCCCATTAGCTTTGGTTTTTGGCTTTTGCCTCCCGAAGGAAGCAACACCTCTGTTCTGTCCTCGAATCACTGCACTCACAGAAAGCAGGCCATGGTCTGAGGTAAGCTACTCGCAAGTCCCAActcttcttgttgttgttgtttattcATCTCGAAGCATCTTTAACCAATCGTAGGTAATAATTTGTTTGTTCTTCACCGTTTGAGCCAGAGAAGTCTCTGGCCGTTCTGTATCGGTCTGCTTTAAGCAAGAAGTTAGATAAATGATTTTAACTTCTTTTGCTTGTTCATTGAGTGTGTTTGTGGAATAATTAATGATCTTCCCACTTGTACTCTCTTTTTCTCTTTCTCGAAACTATAGCTATTTCTGAAACTGAGATTTTGGTTATTTCTTCATTTTAGAATCATGAGGTCGTCAATTGAGAGTGTTTTGATGTAATACTATCAGTCGTTTGACATGATCTAATGACAAGGACTATCCTTGGGAAGTGTTTGTGCTGAGTCGTTGAGTTCTTTTCTTGATCAGATGAAGAGACTGTGACTGCGAAGCAAGAATCGATGGTCGGAGGCATCAGGATGAGGGATTTTCCTTCCTGCTTCGGCGAAAGCGGAATCCAGGTCTCCGACTCTTCATCGTCGTCGGGGGGCAACAGCAAGTCCGCCCAGAACCTCGTAACTTGTCTTTACCAAGCGCAGCTCTTCGGCCGTCCGTCCCTGATCACGGTCACATGGAGCAAGAACCTGATGGGCCAAAGCCTCAGCATCGAAATCGATGAGTTAGCCGGCGAGTCGCCCTGCAAGTTAGAGATCAAGCCTTGGCTTTTCTCCAAGAGAAAGGGCTTCAAGAGCTTGAACGTGGAGGAAGGCAAGATCAACCTGTTTTGGGATCTCTCCGCCGCCAAGTTCGGACCGGGGCCTGAGCCACTAGAGTGTTACTACGTCGCCGTCGTCGTCGACCATGAGCTAGTCCTCCTGCTGGGCGATCTGTCCCACGAAGCCCGTCAGAAGACAAACGCCGTCCCTGGCCCGTCAAGCGCAGCATTCATAGCCAAGAGAGAGCACATCTACGGCAGGAATTCCTATTCGACGAAAGCTCAATTCTGCAACAACGGCAATTTTCACGATGTTTCAATAGAGTGCGACACCGTCGGCGTCAAGGATCCATGCCTCGAGATATGCATCGACAATAAAAGGGTAATGCAGATCAAGCGACTCGCGTGGAAATTTCGCGGCAATCAAACTATCCTAGTCGACGGCCTTCCCGTCGAGGTGTTCTGGGATGTTCACAGTTGGCTTTTCGGTCCCCCGAACGCCAATGCAGTCTTCATGTTCCAGACATGCCTCTCGGCCGAAAAGTTCTTTCCTTGGTCTGCAACATCACAACTTCTGAAACAATCTCACCTGCAAAGCCTTGGTTTTTCGTTGATACTACATGCCTGGAAAACTGAACAGGTGTAGGAAGTATCTTAAAGGAGTATATTTATGTCTTTGATTTTCTTGAGTGCTAACAAAACCCAGTGAGAAATTTGCTCTATCGTCCACATATACAGTTTGTTGCCGCCTCTTTGTTTGATGACGTGTGAAGTGTTTGATATATAGGTCATAATACCTTGTATATCCATCAAAAGCTGTCTCGATGTTAAAACAGTGTGTTAATTAGGAGCAGTCGTCTCCTGTTCTTATATTAATTGCTGCAAAAGGCACTGCCTTCTGTTCTGTTTCTCGAGCAAATTTACCTTTGCTGATGCACAATACAAGGCTACAAGCTTCATTCTTTCTGCTGTTAAAGTTTCAGATTCTCTAATCAGATATATGAGTTGAAAATTTTTGATGACAAACTTCCATCGAGTTACAGAAGCGCTGAAGCAAGAGTGTTACTAGTGACTACTGTTAGCAAAGTTCAGAATGGTATTTGAGACAAAATTAACAGTGGTTTGTTTTGATAagaatatcaattaaataaaaataagtatagtgtttttttattatatatcgtAATTGGAGCCGCCTTTCCTGAATATCAAATTTCTTGAACTAGCGAATCTTTCTTCTTCGTCTACTATTATATTATTGAATTACGGCAttaatgaaataatttttaatcggttaattaacaaataataaaaccattttttttatcccaagcaataCTATAATACTATATATAGACcctttaaataattaactaaatatcTGAGAGTTAAATCTTAATTATGATGCACTGTATATATTTTTCTCCAAATGATAATCCTAAAAACGCTGAtagtttaaatatatttttataagtattttttaatttatccatAAAAAATTTACACTCAATTCCAAAAGAAATAGATTTTTAGTTATTGCGCAGCCTAATTTTGATGAATTGACTAGACTTTGGATTTGGAATAATTGGAATTGGAATTGGAATTGCGAtgattggattttttttaatggTGTAGGTGGGCTAGTGAAGCTTCTTAGATGCGTCCTTTTCTAGGAAGCACGTGAGATCAACTGCCCTCCACCAATCTTTTACTTGGTCCCACTAACCTCTTGAATTAGCGCTTTTCTCTATACCTTC contains:
- the LOC122008075 gene encoding uncharacterized protein LOC122008075, with translation MVGGIRMRDFPSCFGESGIQVSDSSSSSGGNSKSAQNLVTCLYQAQLFGRPSLITVTWSKNLMGQSLSIEIDELAGESPCKLEIKPWLFSKRKGFKSLNVEEGKINLFWDLSAAKFGPGPEPLECYYVAVVVDHELVLLLGDLSHEARQKTNAVPGPSSAAFIAKREHIYGRNSYSTKAQFCNNGNFHDVSIECDTVGVKDPCLEICIDNKRVMQIKRLAWKFRGNQTILVDGLPVEVFWDVHSWLFGPPNANAVFMFQTCLSAEKFFPWSATSQLLKQSHLQSLGFSLILHAWKTEQV